GCAGTGTCAGGCGGCTCAGCATCCCGGCGATCAGGACGTAACCGGTCGCGTAGAGCGCCGGCGACAGCGCGAGCAGGACGTAGAAGACAATCGAAGAGCGTGTCGCCCGCGCCGCCGCGACGAGCAGCGCGAGCGGTCCTCCGACGATGACCACGAGATAGAGCGGCACAAGCGCCCGCACGATCGTCGCCCGCCACCACGAAGTCGGTTTTTGCATTTGATCGTTGCTCCGTGAGAGAATCGTCACGGACCAACGCTACGGCGCGGTCGTCGTCCGACTGTGGCGCCCGCGGGACGCATCCGTCCCGGCTCCGTTCCTTTTCCGTTCTCGGCGCTTTGCCCGGACGCTGCCGCGCGGTATTTTCGCGGGCGTGAGCACTGAGCCGAACGATCGACTCACCCTTCGCGTCCTGGGTGCCGTCTCTCTCGCCGGACGCGAAGGCGCCGAGGCGCTGCTCGCCCAACCCAAGCGCGCCGCGCTTCTCATCTACCTCGCCGCCGCCCGGCCGAACGGCCACCACCGGCGCGACCGGCTCGTCTCCATGTTCTGGCCCGAGCACGACCAGGACCACGCCAGAGCCGCGCTTCGTAAGGCGCTCTACGCCATACGGCAGACGCTCGGCGACGACGTCATCGTCGCGCGGGGCGACGAGGAGGTCGCCGTCAGCGACTCGGTCTGGTGCGACTCCACCGAGTTCCGCGCCTTCGCCACGAAAGAGCGATTCGCGGCGGCGCTCGAGTTGTACCACGGTGATTTTCTCGACGGCTTCTTCGCCGACGCGCCGGGGTTCGAGCGCTGGGTCGAAGAGGAGCGCGGCCACTGCCGCGAACTGGCCGGGACCTGCGCATGGACGCTCGCCGAGCGCTACGCGTCGTCCGCCGACCTCACGTCGGCCACGCGGTGGGCGCGGCGGGCCGTCAACCTCGCGCCGTCCGACGAGCGACGCCTGCGCAAGGCGCTGACGCTCCTCCTCCAGGCAGGCGATCGCGCCGGCGCGGTGCGCCTCTTCGAGGACTTCGCTCGCCGTCTGCGTGCCGACCTCGACGTGGATCCGTCCGTCGAGACGCTCAACCTGGTCAAGCAGATCCGCGAACGCTGAGGCGGGAAGCAGGCCGCCTGACCCGCCCCGTGCGTTAGCCCCGGTCCCCTCGGCATACTTCGTGTTGGTGCATTCGCCCCAAAATCAGGCCGACTTGGAGTTACACGTGCGTTTACGTACCACCGCAATACTCGCCCTCATCGCGATCGCCGCCGCATCGTGCGGCCATGGAACGTCTGCCCCCTCGCCCGTGACGGCGCCTGCCCCGACGGCGACACGGCCGCCCGGCGCCGTGTGGCCCGACGAAGGCCCGGCGACGTGGGCGCCGCGCCGGACGGTCAGCGACATCACGGCCAACGACCTTCGCACGCGACTCTACCAGTTCTCCGACGACTCGATGCAAGGTCGACGCATCGGAGAGGCCGGGAACCTCAAGGGGACGTCATACATCGCGTCGGAGTTCGAACGCCTGGGTTTGAAACCAGCCGGCGAGAACGGCACCTATTTCCAGAATCTTCCCTATGGAACGCTCAGGGTCGACAGCACGGTCGCACGGCTGATCGCCGCGGGCGCTCCGGCGACCCCGGGTAACGAATGGATTCCCGCGGCGAACAACGCGGGCAGCCGCATCACCAACGATGCCAACGTCACCGACGCGAATGCGGTGTTCGCCGGACGTTGGGGAGACACCACTAAGGCGCTCGACGCGAACGCGATTCGGGGAAAGGTCGCGGTTTTCACATTCGCGCCCGCTCGCGGCGGACGTGGCGGCGGGGGCGGAGGACGCGGCGGATTTGCGGCGGTGCGCGATTCGCGAGCTTCGAACGCCGGCGCGGTCTTGATCCTCGTCGCGAGCCCGGACTCGACTCCTCGTTCGATCGTTACTTCCGCCTTCGCCAGTCGGCCGGGGATGCAGCCGGGCCAACCAGACGGTGCGCCAGCCGCCGCCATCAGTGCGTCGCTCGCCGCCAAGATCTTCGGACGGCCACTCGATCAACTCAGTGTCGGCGCGACCGGCGCCCCCGTGAGCGCGAACTGGACGAACCAGTTCACGCTGTCGAAGTATCAGGCGCGGAATGTCATCGCGATCCTTCCGGGCTCGGACCCCGCGCGCGCCGGAGAGTATGTGCTTCTGAGCGCGCACAACGACCACGTCGGGATGCTGCCGCGGCCGGTGGATCACGATTCGGTGCGCGCGTTCGATCGGGTCATGCGTCCGCAGGGCGCGAATGACCGGCCGGGTGCCCCGACCGCCGCTCAGCAGCGACAGATCGACTCGTTGATCGCCTTCGCGCGATCCATTCGTCCGCCTCGACTCGATTCGATCAACAACGGCGCCGACGACGACGGTTCCGGAACCGTCGTGCTCCTCGAGGTCGCCGAGAAGTTCGCGAGCGAGCATCCGGCGCGCTCGATCATCTTCGTTTCACACGAGGGCGAAGAGGCCGGCCTGCTGGGCTCCAAGTGGTTCGTCGATCACCCGACGATTCCGCTCGACTCGATCGACGCGGCGCACAACATGGACATGGTCGGCAAGGGTCGCGCGAGCGACGTGAAGTTCGGCGGCCCGGCGTCGGTGCAAACACTGGGATCACGCCGGCTGTCGAAGCAATTCGGCAACATCATCGACTCGGTGAACGCGACGCTCCCCGAGCCGATGACGATCGACTACAGCTGGGACGTACCGGCCAATCCGCTCAGGCGCTTCTGCCGGAGCGACCAGGTGAACTACGTCAACAAGAACGTTCCGGTGACGTACTTCTCGACGGGATACTCGATCGACTATCACGAGCCGACCGACGAGCCGCGCTACATCGACTACGACCACATGGCGCGGCTCGCGCGGTTCATGCACGCCGTGATGTCGGCGATCGCGAACCGAAAAGATCGCCTGGTGATTTCAGGACCGGATCCTTCATACCCGGCTTGTCGGTGATGAAGCCCCGGTTGTGTCGCGAAGGGAAGAGTCGTGGGATAACTGAACGGCAAAACGGGGTGTACTGAACGGCAACTGGAACTGCGGCAGCTTTTGGAACGACCTCGGTTGGCCTGGAGTGGCAGACCGAGGTCGTTCGTAAAAAGGCGCGTACCGTTTGTTTCCGTTCAACCCGTTTTGCTTTTCAGTTTTCCGCGGCTCCTTCCCCGTGTACCGCCGCCTACAGAAGCGGAATACCTAGGCCGTACTTGCTGTTCAGCGCCTGCGCCGCCGCGTGGGCGAGAATGGTCTGTCCGGCGCCGTTCGGATGAATGCCGTCGGCCGAGAAGTACGGACCGAACGGAGCGAGTGACGTCATGAGCTTCGTCAGGCTGAACGGACCCTTGATGTCGCTCCGGTCGTAGAGCGCACTAAGATCGAAAGAGGCGAAGCCCAGTTGCCCGGCTAGCGTATGGATGTGATTTGTCATCGCGAGCATCTGTCCGTTCACGATGTCCGCGTCCCCGCTCGTCAGAATGAAATCAGGGATCTGCGAAATCGGATTCGGCGTGCAGCTGAACGGAACGAACGGTCCCCCGTGCTGGGCGGACGCGAGGCCAGCGGCCGCGGCCACCCCAACAGTCGGCAGAACGTAGATCACGTTCGTGCTCCCCTGGCAGTCGGGCAGGACGGTCACGTGAAAGAGCGTGAACTCGGCGCGATCGGCCCACAGCTCGTCGCCCGTACGGATGCCCGGGACGTGTCTGAGATCGTTGATCAGCCCAACCACGACGGCCTTGTCGGTTTTGGATTTGACGAGGCCGAGGATCGGATCGTAGACCGACTCCCATAATGGTTCGGGAAACAACGTCTGATTGAGCGGGAGGCCGCTCAGCGCGCCGAGCACCTCGTTCGAGCCGAGCTCCACCGACACGATGGTCGGGTTGCGTGCCAGCATCGTCGAGACTTGCGTCATCCCCGTCCCCAACACGCGAGAATAGATCTGATCGACACCCGGAGTTTGCGGCGTCGTGTTCAGCGCGTCGCTCGTGAGCGCTCCGTTGATCGAGACGTTGTCGAACGGAGGTGCAAGCC
Above is a window of Gemmatimonadaceae bacterium DNA encoding:
- a CDS encoding BTAD domain-containing putative transcriptional regulator, translating into MSTEPNDRLTLRVLGAVSLAGREGAEALLAQPKRAALLIYLAAARPNGHHRRDRLVSMFWPEHDQDHARAALRKALYAIRQTLGDDVIVARGDEEVAVSDSVWCDSTEFRAFATKERFAAALELYHGDFLDGFFADAPGFERWVEEERGHCRELAGTCAWTLAERYASSADLTSATRWARRAVNLAPSDERRLRKALTLLLQAGDRAGAVRLFEDFARRLRADLDVDPSVETLNLVKQIRER
- a CDS encoding M28 family peptidase → MTAPAPTATRPPGAVWPDEGPATWAPRRTVSDITANDLRTRLYQFSDDSMQGRRIGEAGNLKGTSYIASEFERLGLKPAGENGTYFQNLPYGTLRVDSTVARLIAAGAPATPGNEWIPAANNAGSRITNDANVTDANAVFAGRWGDTTKALDANAIRGKVAVFTFAPARGGRGGGGGGRGGFAAVRDSRASNAGAVLILVASPDSTPRSIVTSAFASRPGMQPGQPDGAPAAAISASLAAKIFGRPLDQLSVGATGAPVSANWTNQFTLSKYQARNVIAILPGSDPARAGEYVLLSAHNDHVGMLPRPVDHDSVRAFDRVMRPQGANDRPGAPTAAQQRQIDSLIAFARSIRPPRLDSINNGADDDGSGTVVLLEVAEKFASEHPARSIIFVSHEGEEAGLLGSKWFVDHPTIPLDSIDAAHNMDMVGKGRASDVKFGGPASVQTLGSRRLSKQFGNIIDSVNATLPEPMTIDYSWDVPANPLRRFCRSDQVNYVNKNVPVTYFSTGYSIDYHEPTDEPRYIDYDHMARLARFMHAVMSAIANRKDRLVISGPDPSYPACR